CGAGGACGTAACGATCCCCGTTGAGGGGAGTGTCGAGGAGGATGCCCCGGTCGAAGACACAACCATTATACGCGGCGACAACGTCGTCTCGATCACTCCATGACTGGTGCAGGAACCCCGAGCCAAGGAAAGAAGAACAAGACGACCCACACCAAGTGTCGTCGCTGCGGAGAGAAGTCCTACCACACGAAGAAGAAGGTCTGCTCGTCGTGCGGCTTCGGCAAATCGGCCAAACGCCGCGGCTACGAGTGGCAGTCGAAAGCCGGCGACAACTGATCTTTCGGTTTCTTTTTCGATTCCGCGTTTACGTGAGAGACAGCGGTGGCGCTGCACACCGCGTTGCTAGCCACACTGGCTGTCGCCGTCCTGCCGTCGCCGGCTGACTCGCCGATGGACAGCCCTTAGTTCGGAGCCGCTAACACTCCCGTATGGAGACGACAGACGCCTTTA
The sequence above is a segment of the Natrinema sp. HArc-T2 genome. Coding sequences within it:
- a CDS encoding 50S ribosomal protein L37e; amino-acid sequence: MTGAGTPSQGKKNKTTHTKCRRCGEKSYHTKKKVCSSCGFGKSAKRRGYEWQSKAGDN